The Argopecten irradians isolate NY chromosome 16, Ai_NY, whole genome shotgun sequence genome window below encodes:
- the LOC138310069 gene encoding hemoglobin and hemoglobin-haptoglobin-binding protein A-like — translation MSEHTAVSKNTQFIHTGNTPHTQEAVLRLFIQPTNQPKNKPSNQNKPTNKSKPSNKPASQPASQQTTQPTTQPTTHSLTHSTNQPTEPTDRQTNHQASQPTTQPTTQSLTQPTNRRNRLTDQPTIKPANKPPIQPLNQPTKRIINQLTNQPIN, via the coding sequence ATGTcggaacatactgcagtctccaaaaacacgcagtTCATTCATACAGGCAACACACCGCACACACAGGAAGCCGTTCTTAGATTATTTATTCAACCTACCAACCAACCAAAAAACAAACCATCCAACCAAAACAAGCCAACCAACAAATCAAAACCGTCCAACAAACCAGCCAGTCAGCCAGCCAGCCAACAAACCACTCAACCAACCACTCAACCAaccactcactcactcactcactcaacCAACCAACCGACGGAACCGACTGACCGACAAACCAACCATCAAGCCAGCCAACCAACCACTCAACCAACCACTCAATCACTCACTCAACCAACCAACCGACGGAACCGACTGACCGACCAACCAACCATCAAGCCAGCCAACAAACCACCCATTCAACCactcaaccaaccaaccaagcGAATAATCAACCAATTAACAAACCAACCAATCAACTAA